A window of the Brassica napus cultivar Da-Ae chromosome C5, Da-Ae, whole genome shotgun sequence genome harbors these coding sequences:
- the LOC106377041 gene encoding ubiquitin-like protein ATG12B, translated as MATESPSSVRKIVVHLRATGGAPILKQNKFKISGTDKFAKVIDFLGRQLHSDSLFVYVNSAFSPNPDESVIDLYNNFGIDGKLVVNYACSMAWG; from the exons ATGGCGACGGAGTCGCCGAGCTCCGTTCGGAAAA TTGTTGTTCATCTAAGAGCTACAGGAGGTGCTCCAATACTGAAACAAAATAAGTTCAAG ATTTCAGGGACGGATAAGTTTGCTAAAGTGATTGACTTTCTAGGAAGGCAGCTTCACTCTGACTCATTG TTTGTGTATGTAAACAGTGCTTTCTCGCCAAACCCTGATGAATCAGTAATTGATCTATACAAT AACTTTGGGATAGATGGGAAACTGGTGGTGAACTATGCTTGTTCCATGGCATGGGGATAA